Proteins encoded within one genomic window of Elephas maximus indicus isolate mEleMax1 chromosome 21, mEleMax1 primary haplotype, whole genome shotgun sequence:
- the AARS1 gene encoding alanine--tRNA ligase, cytoplasmic: MDLTLTASEIRQRFIDFFKRNEHTYVHSSATIPLDDPTLLFANAGMNQFKPIFLNTIDPSHPMAKLSRAANTQKCIRAGGKHNDLDDVGKDVYHHTFFEMLGSWSFGDYFKELACKMALELLTQEFGIPVERLYVTYFGGDEEAGLEPDLECKQIWQNLGLDDTKILPGNMKDNFWEMGDTGPCGPCSEIHYDRIGGRDAAHLVNQDDPNVLEIWNLVFIQYNRETDGILKPLPKKSIDTGMGLERLVSVLQNKMSNYDTDLFVPYFEAIQKGTGARPYTGKVGADDADGIDMAYRVLADHARTITVALADGGRPDNTGRGYVLRRILRRAVRYSHEKLNANRGFFATLVDVVVQSLGDAFPELKKDPDMVKDIINEEEVQFLKTLSRGRRILDRKIQSLGDSKTIPGDTAWLLYDTYGFPVDLTGLIAEEKGLAVDMDGFEEERKLAQLKSQGKGAGGEDLIMLDIYAIEELRSKGLEATDDSPKYNYHLDSSGSYVFENAVATVMALRRDKTFVEEVSTGQECGVVLDKTCFYAEQGGQIYDEGYLVKVDDNSEDKTEFTVKNAQVRGGYVLHIGTIYGNLKVGDQVRLFIDEPRRRPVMSNHTATHILNFALRSVLGEADQKGSLVAPDRLRFDFTAKGAMSTEQIKEAEEISNQMIEAAKPVYTQDCPLAAAKAIQGLRAVFDETYPDPVRVVSIGVPVSELLEDPSGPAGSLTSVEFCGGTHLQNSSHAGAFVIVSEEAIAKGIRRIVAVTGAEAQKALRKAESLKKSLSVMEAKVKAQTAPNKDVQREIADLGEALATAVIPQWQKDELREHLKSLKKIMDDLDRASKADVQKRVLEKTKQLIDSHPNQPLVILEMESGASAKALNEALKLFKTHSPQTAAMLFTVDNEAGKITCLCQVPQNAANRGLKASEWVQQVSGLMDGKGGGKDVSAQATGKNVGCLQEALQLATSFAQLHLGDVKN; encoded by the exons ATGGACTTGACCCTAACAGCGAGTGAAATCCGGCAGCGATTTATAGATTTCTTCAAGAGAAACgagcacacctatgttcactcaTCTGCCACCATCCCGTTGGATGACCCCACTTTGCTCTTTGCCAATGCAGGCATGAACCAA ttCAAACCCATCTTCCTGAACACTATTGACCCATCTCATCCTATGGCGAAGCTGAGTAGAGCTGCCAATACCCAGAAATGCATCCGGGCGGGGGGCAAGCACAATGACCTGGatgatgttggcaaggatgtctACCATCACACCTTCTTTGAAATGTTGGGCTCCTGGTCTTTTGGAGATTACTTCAAG GAATTGGCGTGTAAGATGGCCCTGGAGCTTCTCACCCAAGAGTTTGGCATTCCAGTTGAAAGACTTTATGTTACTTACTTTGGTGGGGATGAAGAAGCTGGCTTAGAACCAGATCTGGAGTGCAAACAGATCTGGCAAAATTTGGG GCTGGATGACACCAAAATCCTCCCTGGCAACATGAAGGACAACTTCTGGGAGATGGGTGACACAGGCCCATGTGGTCCCTGCAGTGAGATCCACTATGACCGGATTGGAGGTCGAGACGCTGCACACCTTGTCAACCAGGATGACCCCAACGTGCTAGAGATCTGGAACCTTGTGTTCATCCAGTACAACAG GGAAACTGATGGCATTCTGAAACCTCTCCCCAAGAAAAGCATTGACACAGGGATGGGCCTGGAGCGACTGGTGTCTGTGCTGCAGAATAAGATGTCCAACTATGACACTGACCTTTTCGTCCCTTACTTTGAAGCCATTCAAAAG GGCACAGGTGCTCGGCCGTACACCGGGAAAGTTGGTGCCGATGATGCTGATGGAATTGACATGGCCTACCGGGTGCTGGCTGACCATGCTCGGACCATCACCGTGGCACTGGCCGATGGTGGCAGACCTGACAACACAGGCCGGGG CTATGTGTTGAGACGGATTCTGCGCCGGGCTGTTCGATACTCCCATGAGAAGCTCAATGCCAACAGAGGTTTCTTTGCTACATTAGTGGATGTCGTCGTCCAGTCCCTG GGAGATGCATTTCCTGAGCTGAAGAAAGACCCAGACATGGTGAAGGACATCATTAATGAAGAAGAAGTGCAATTTCTCAAGACTCTGAGCAGAGGGCGTCGCATCCTGGACAGGAAAATTCAGAGCCTGGGAGACAGCAAGACCATTCCCG GTGACACTGCTTGGCTCCTCTATGACACCTATGGTTTTCCAGTTGATCTCACTGGACTCATTGCTGAAGAGAAGGGCCTGGCGGTAGACATGGATGGCTTTGAAGAAGAGAGGAAACTGGCTCAG CTGAAATCACAGGGTAAGGGAGCTGGAGGGGAAGACCTCATTATGCTGGACATTTATGCTATCGAAGAGCTTCGGTCCAAGGGTCTGGAGGCAACAGATGATTCCCCAAAGTATAATTACCATTTGGACTCCAGTGGTAGTTACG TGTTTGAGAATGCAGTGGCCACAGTGATGGCTCTGCGCAGGGATAAAACGTTCGTGGAAGAAGTGTCCACCGGCCAGGAGTGTGGAGTGGTGCTGGACAAGACCTGTTTCTATGCTGAGCAAGGAGGACAGATCTATGATGAAGGCTACCTCGTGAAGGTTGATGACAACAGTGAAGAC AAGACAGAGTTTACAGTGAAGAATGCTCAAGTGCGAGGAGGGTATGTGCTACACATAGGAACCATCTATGGCAACCTGAAAGTGGGGGACCAGGTCCGGCTGTTTATCGATGAG CCCCGACGCAGACCTGTCATGAGCAACCACACAGCCACCCATATCCTGAACTTCGCCCTGCGCTCGGTCCTTGGGGAAGCTGACCAGAAAGGCTCACTCGTTGCTCCTGACCGACTTCGGTTCGACTTCACTGCCAAGGGAGCCATGTCCACAGAACAGATCAAGGAGGCAGAAGAGATTTCGAACCAGATGATTGAGGCAGCCAAG CCTGTCTATACCCAGGATTGTCCCCTGGCAGCAGCGAAAGCTATCCAGGGCCTGCGGGCTGTGTTTGACGAAACCTATCCTGACCCTGTGCGTGTTGTCTCCATCGGGGTCCCAGTGTCCGAGCTGCTGGAAGACCCCTCAGGTCCTGCCGGCTCCCTCACTTCTGTCGAGTTCTGTGGGGGCAC GCACCTACAGAACTCAAGTCACGCAGGAGCTTTTGTGATTGTGAGTGAAGAAGCTATTGCCAAAGGCATCCGAAGAATTGTTGCTGTCACAGGTGCTGAGGCCCAGAAG GCCCTCAGGAAAGCAGAGAGCTTGAAGAAATCTCTGTCTGTCATGGAGGCCAAAGTGAAGGCCCAGACCGCGCCAAACAAGGATGTGCAGCGGGAAATAGCTGACCTTGGTGAG GCCCTAGCCACTGCTGTCATCCCTCAGTGGCAGAAGGATGAACTTCGAGAGCACCTTAAATCCCTGAAGAAGATAATGGATGACCTTGACCGTGCTAGCAAAGCCGATGTCCAGAAGCGA GTGTTGGAGAAGACCAAGCAGCTCATCGACAGCCACCCCAACCAGCCCCTCGTTATCCTGGAGATGGAGAGCGGTGCCTCAGCCAAG GCCCTGAATGAAGCTTTGAAACTTTTCAAGACACATTCCCCTCAGACGGCCGCCATGCTCTTCACTGTGGACAATGAGGCTGGCAAGATCACATGCCTGTGTCAGGTGCCTCAG AATGCTGCCAACCGGGGCCTGAAAGCCAGTGAGTGGGTGCAGCAGGTGTCAGGCCTGATGGATGGCAAAGGTGGTGGCAAAGATGTGTCTGCCCAGGCCACGGGCAAGAATGTGGGCTGCCTGCAGGAGGCACTGCAGCTGGCCACATCCTTTGCCCAGCTTCACCTGGGAGATGTGAAGAACTGA
- the EXOSC6 gene encoding exosome complex component MTR3, which translates to MPGDHRRIRGPEESQPPQLYAADEDEAPAARDPTRLRPVYARAGLLSQAKGSAYLEAGGTKVLCSVSGPRQAESSERGGGPAGAGGEAPAALRGRLLCDFRRAPFAGRRRRAPPGGGEERELALALQEALEPAVRLGRYPRAQLEVSALLLEDGGSALAAALTAAALALADAGVEMYDLVVGCALSRAPGPAPAWLLDPTRLEEERAAAGLTVALMPVLNQVAGLLGSGEGCPTESWAEAVRLGLEGCQRLYPVLQQCLVRAARRRDAATLS; encoded by the coding sequence ATGCCGGGGGACCACCGCCGCATCCGCGGGCCCGAGGAGTCGCAGCCACCGCAGCTGTACGCGGCCGACGAGGACGAGGCGCCTGCTGCCCGCGATCCGACGCGTTTGCGGCCCGTGTACGCGCGCGCGGGGCTGCTGAGCCAGGCTAAGGGCTCGGCCTACCTGGAGGCGGGCGGCACCAAGGTGCTGTGCTCCGTGTCGGGCCCCCGTCAGGCCGAGAGTAGCGAGCGCGGCGGCGGTCCAGCCGGGGCGGGCGGCGAAGCCCCGGCCGCACTGCGCGGGCGCCTGCTCTGCGACTTCCGCCGCGCGCCCTTCGCGGGCCGCCGGCGCCGCGCACCTCCCGGGGGCGGCGAGGAGCGCGAACTGGCGCTGGCGCTGCAAGAGGCGCTTGAGCCAGCCGTGCGCCTGGGCCGCTACCCGCGCGCGCAGCTCGAGGTGTCGGCGCTGCTGCTCGAGGACGGTGGCTCGGCGCTGGCTGCCGCGCTCACGGCCGCCGCGCTCGCGCTGGCCGACGCCGGCGTCGAGATGTACGACCTGGTGGTGGGTTGTGCCCTGAGCCGCGCTCCGGGCCCCGCGCCCGCCTGGCTCCTGGACCCCACGCGGCTCGAGGAGGAGCGTGCCGCCGCCGGCCTCACTGTGGCTCTCATGCCGGTGCTCAACCAGGTGGCCGGGCTGCTGGGCAGCGGGGAGGGCTGTCCAACTGAGAGCTGGGCCGAGGCTGTGCGCCTGGGCCTCGAGGGCTGCCAGCGCCTCTACCCCGTGCTGCAGCAGTGCCTGGTGCGGGCCGCCCGCCGGAGGGACGCAGCCACCTTGTCCTGA
- the LOC126064993 gene encoding RNA-binding Raly-like protein isoform X1, producing the protein MSPGPKPFRGPPSPAPRRRSATRAPRLMAAPAAPPPAHHGGGTFRGRSGGLVGPGPCWPSVGPQPAAVTLLRSPEACRRHLDMPRELKTGQARAGQKRQPGTAIFCSNYDLDYKLYRKDVPYRVYEYQRIPPLINRVPVKIRKTHVGMGVKSSFSPHKVPRNSHLAPRQIKLRIEELHAIRGELSQIKAQVDSLLESLEHMDQQRDQPAGTKDHEENRGAGSEKFSRGTTEPPQEPKAQRAAPEADSSEESTDTEEPVENHILDQESSQ; encoded by the exons ATGTCGCCGGGCCCGAAGCCCTTCCGCGGGCCTCCCTCGCCGGCCCCCCGTCGGCGCTCTGCAACCCGAGCCCCGCGCCTCATGGCCGCGCCCGCCGCGCCCCCTCCGGCCCACCACGGGGGTGGCACTTTCCGCGGTCGCAGCGGGGGCCTGGTTGGCCCGGGCCCGTGTTGGCCCTCAGTAGGTCCCCAGCCAGCGGCCGTGACGCTGCTCCGCAGCCCAGAGGCGTGTCGGAGAC ATTTAGACATGCCCCGAGAGCTCAAGACTGGCCAGGCCCGGGCAGGCCAGAAGAGACAGCCTGGTACAGCCATCTTCTG CAGTAACTATGACCTGGACTACAAGCTGTACAGGAAAGATGTCCCCTACAG GGTGTATGAATACCAGAGAATCCCCCCACTCATCAACCGCGTGCCTGTCAAGATCCGGAAGACTCACGTGGGCATGGGGGTCAAGAGCAGCTTCAGCCCTCACAAGGTCCCCAGGAATAGTCACCTGGCCCCAAGGCAGATAAAGC TCCGGATTGAGGAGCTGCACGCCATCAGAGGGGAGCTGAGCCAAATCAAAGCCCAGGTAGACAGCCTACTGGAGAGCCTGGAGCACATGGACCAGCAGAGGGACCAGCCTGCAG GGACAAAGGATCATGAAGAGAACAGGGGTGCTGGGAGTGAGAAGTTCTCACGTGGAACCACCGAACCCCCGCAGGAGCCCAAGGCCCAGAGGGCTGCTCCGGAGGCGGACAGCTCTGAGGAGAGCACAGACACAGAGGAGCCA GTGGAAAATCACATATTGGACCAGGAGAGCAGCCAGTAA
- the LOC126064993 gene encoding RNA-binding Raly-like protein isoform X2, which translates to MSPGPKPFRGPPSPAPRRRSATRAPRLMAAPAAPPPAHHGGGTFRGRSGGLVGPGPCWPSVGPQPAAVTLLRSPEACRRHLDMPRELKTGQARAGQKRQPGTAIFCNYDLDYKLYRKDVPYRVYEYQRIPPLINRVPVKIRKTHVGMGVKSSFSPHKVPRNSHLAPRQIKLRIEELHAIRGELSQIKAQVDSLLESLEHMDQQRDQPAGTKDHEENRGAGSEKFSRGTTEPPQEPKAQRAAPEADSSEESTDTEEPVENHILDQESSQ; encoded by the exons ATGTCGCCGGGCCCGAAGCCCTTCCGCGGGCCTCCCTCGCCGGCCCCCCGTCGGCGCTCTGCAACCCGAGCCCCGCGCCTCATGGCCGCGCCCGCCGCGCCCCCTCCGGCCCACCACGGGGGTGGCACTTTCCGCGGTCGCAGCGGGGGCCTGGTTGGCCCGGGCCCGTGTTGGCCCTCAGTAGGTCCCCAGCCAGCGGCCGTGACGCTGCTCCGCAGCCCAGAGGCGTGTCGGAGAC ATTTAGACATGCCCCGAGAGCTCAAGACTGGCCAGGCCCGGGCAGGCCAGAAGAGACAGCCTGGTACAGCCATCTTCTG TAACTATGACCTGGACTACAAGCTGTACAGGAAAGATGTCCCCTACAG GGTGTATGAATACCAGAGAATCCCCCCACTCATCAACCGCGTGCCTGTCAAGATCCGGAAGACTCACGTGGGCATGGGGGTCAAGAGCAGCTTCAGCCCTCACAAGGTCCCCAGGAATAGTCACCTGGCCCCAAGGCAGATAAAGC TCCGGATTGAGGAGCTGCACGCCATCAGAGGGGAGCTGAGCCAAATCAAAGCCCAGGTAGACAGCCTACTGGAGAGCCTGGAGCACATGGACCAGCAGAGGGACCAGCCTGCAG GGACAAAGGATCATGAAGAGAACAGGGGTGCTGGGAGTGAGAAGTTCTCACGTGGAACCACCGAACCCCCGCAGGAGCCCAAGGCCCAGAGGGCTGCTCCGGAGGCGGACAGCTCTGAGGAGAGCACAGACACAGAGGAGCCA GTGGAAAATCACATATTGGACCAGGAGAGCAGCCAGTAA